Proteins from a genomic interval of Diaphorobacter sp. HDW4A:
- a CDS encoding transglycosylase SLT domain-containing protein has translation MSRAIIIGVALALAAGVAWHATHQLAGTAQQAQKPQEPSQPSVAPDTLAMVATGAPAAPAAALPYRALLIRTSRVVWGMDAPVAVFAAQVHQESVWKPNAVSRVGAQGMAQFMPKTTEWIATIDPELATAEPFNPAWALRALVVYDQWLFERTPTRYRSRDRMWVTLRAYNGGLGHWQKEAAISGIAQPSREDVDAACGKARRAAVHCKENLQYPARILNVHQPRYASWGPGL, from the coding sequence ATGAGCCGCGCCATCATCATCGGAGTTGCGCTGGCGCTTGCCGCAGGCGTGGCTTGGCATGCTACGCATCAACTTGCAGGCACTGCCCAGCAAGCACAGAAGCCGCAGGAGCCATCGCAGCCATCTGTTGCACCCGACACCCTCGCCATGGTGGCAACCGGCGCACCTGCAGCGCCAGCTGCAGCTCTGCCATATCGGGCACTGCTGATTCGCACGTCGCGTGTAGTCTGGGGCATGGATGCGCCAGTCGCCGTGTTCGCTGCACAGGTCCACCAGGAGAGCGTCTGGAAGCCGAATGCAGTTTCCCGCGTCGGCGCACAAGGCATGGCGCAGTTCATGCCTAAAACCACGGAATGGATCGCCACGATCGATCCCGAGCTGGCCACAGCTGAACCGTTCAATCCCGCGTGGGCACTTCGTGCATTGGTTGTCTACGACCAATGGCTGTTCGAGCGCACGCCGACCAGATATAGATCGCGAGATCGTATGTGGGTCACCTTGCGCGCCTACAACGGTGGTCTTGGCCACTGGCAGAAAGAGGCGGCGATTTCCGGGATCGCGCAGCCCAGTCGTGAGGATGTGGACGCCGCGTGCGGCAAGGCGCGGCGTGCGGCCGTCCACTGCAAAGAAAACCTTCAATACCCAGCACGCATTTTGAACGTGCATCAACCGCGCTATGCGTCATGGGGACCGGGACTATGA
- a CDS encoding DUF2730 family protein has protein sequence MTYSFEAVRWLMLTAIGIYAWFVGRQSASGAELLELRTRITTLEAQMAQVPSQQQLHELVATVERMRGSIEAVGARIEPLAHSVNRVEDYLLHKK, from the coding sequence ATGACCTACAGCTTTGAGGCGGTCCGCTGGTTGATGCTAACCGCCATCGGGATCTATGCATGGTTTGTTGGCCGCCAATCTGCGAGCGGCGCGGAGCTGCTGGAGCTGCGCACCCGCATCACCACCCTCGAAGCCCAAATGGCACAGGTGCCCAGCCAGCAGCAGCTGCATGAGCTGGTTGCCACTGTGGAGCGAATGCGAGGAAGCATTGAGGCCGTGGGTGCGCGCATTGAGCCGCTTGCCCACAGCGTGAACCGAGTTGAAGACTACTTGTTGCACAAGAAATGA
- a CDS encoding putative holin, whose amino-acid sequence MTLKSIPIWLRAPRNSLFAILAVVLLALIAWLSPVQLPVVLYKASLIALAAVIGYWLDRALFPYARPDSYLYRDWRHGTDEPEGDVDYPVAKPEYITAFCVAQIRRAIIVGCVVIGVAAGL is encoded by the coding sequence ATGACGCTCAAATCCATCCCCATCTGGCTGCGCGCTCCGCGCAATTCGTTGTTTGCCATCTTGGCGGTCGTGCTGCTCGCGCTGATCGCTTGGCTATCGCCGGTGCAATTGCCGGTGGTGCTCTACAAGGCATCGCTGATCGCCTTGGCCGCCGTGATCGGATACTGGCTCGACCGTGCGCTGTTCCCCTATGCGCGGCCGGACTCATACCTGTACCGCGACTGGCGCCACGGCACTGACGAACCCGAAGGTGACGTGGACTATCCCGTCGCCAAGCCTGAATACATCACCGCGTTCTGCGTTGCCCAGATCCGGCGCGCCATCATCGTCGGGTGCGTGGTGATCGGTGTTGCGGCGGGCCTGTAA
- a CDS encoding TraR/DksA C4-type zinc finger protein, producing the protein MTDHIDDACDREEQIRADALRDQALRAGIDGKTAADSALFCIECGDDIPEKRRKAVPGCERCVSCMAVYERTKKRWGLQ; encoded by the coding sequence GTGACTGACCACATTGATGATGCTTGTGATCGCGAAGAACAAATCCGCGCAGATGCTCTGCGGGACCAAGCCTTGCGCGCCGGGATCGACGGAAAGACAGCAGCCGACTCAGCGCTGTTTTGTATTGAGTGCGGCGACGACATCCCCGAGAAACGACGCAAGGCGGTTCCCGGTTGCGAGCGCTGTGTGTCATGCATGGCTGTATACGAAAGAACAAAGAAACGATGGGGCCTTCAATGA